ACGCACGATCGCCGGGATCGTTTCCAGCCCAGCGGCTTGGACGGCACGCCATCGACGCTCACCCATTACCAGTTCATACGGTTCTCCACCCTTTTCGGTTGAAGTACGTACAACAATTGGCTGGAGGACGCCGATTTCCTTGACGGAGTGCACGAGCTCGGCCATGTCGTCTTCATCGAAGACAGATCGAGGCTGTTTACGGTTGGGATGAATGTCCGTGACGGGAATTTCGGCGAATCTGGCGCCCGGAACCTCAACCAATTCCACCTCGGACGGAGTAGCCGACGTGCGAGCAGCACGAGCGGCAACCGGCGTCGAACCTGTCTCATCTGGATCGGCATTCTTGGCGGGAGCAGATGAAGAACGCTTGGTGGCTGGCTTGGCTGCCACGGACTTGCTTGCAGCAGCAGATTTCGAGGGTGCCTTCGCAGAGCCAGAGTCAGAACCACTGGGTATGCTCGTGGTCTCGGCATCGACATCAGTTCCAACAGGAGCCGCATCCTCGATGGATGCCTCTACTGGCTCTGCTGTCTTACGGGCTTCCGGAAAGAACAGATCCACTGGTCGGGAGGGCGCGACGCCGTTTCCCTGGGAACTCGCGGCCGAGCTAGGAATGAGAGCCCCAAGACCCCTGCCGAGGCCCCTTCGCTTTTCGCTCATTGATTCATCCCTCCGATGGAATAGCCGAGCGCGGACCGGCCCAGGCTGTTGCAGTGTTTCAAGAATTCTAGCGTTCAGCGATTTCGGCAGCGGCTTCCATGTAGGACAGCGCGCCGCTTGATGAAGGATCATAGGTCATGACGGTCTGCTGGTAGCTCGGGGCTTCAGAGATACGTACCGAGCGGGGAACCACAGCGCTCAGAACCTGCTGTGGGAAGTGTTGGCGGACCTCGGAGGCGACCTGTGCTGCGAGGTTGGTCCGGCCGTCGTACATCGTCAGGAGAATCGTCGAAACCACCAGATCAGCATTGAGGTGCTTCTGGATCATCTCGATGTTCTTCAGGAGCTGGCTCAACCCCTCCAGAGCGTAGTACTCGCACTGGATGGGAATGAGGACCTCGCTGGCGGCGCAGAACGCATTGACAGTCAACAGGCCGAGGCTGGGTGGGCAGTCGATGAAGATGAAGTCCAGACGTCCCTCACCATTCTTCTCACGCTCTTTGCAGTAAACGTCAATGGCGCGGCGAAGTCTCTGCTCGCGGGCCACCAATGAAACCAACTCTATTTCGGCGCCGGCCAAGTGGATGGTGGCTGGTGCGCAGATCAGGTTGGGAATGTCGGGGCAGGGAGCCACGACGTCCTTCAAGGGAAGGTCGTTGATAAGGACGTCGTAGATGCTGTCCACGTCTGCGTGGTGCTCGATGCCCAGAGCTGTAGAGGCATTGCCTTGGGGGTCGATGTCAATGACCAGGACATTCAGTCCTGCGGAAGCCAAAGCGGCGGCAATGTTGACGGTGGTGGTGGTCTTGCCGACGCCACCCTTCTGGTTGGACACAGTAAAAATCCGTGTCCGATCAGGCTTAGGCAGTTCGCGTCCTATCAAACGCTCACGTCGACGCGTCTCATTGGCCAGTTGGCGGGCGATGGGGCTCGAATCATCGATGGAGTCCATCACGTTGTGAACCTCATCCGTCAGCGTTTCACGTGAAACGGCAGCATTATCAACTGAATTAGTGCGCACAATCGCAGACTGGAGTGACGCCGAGGGTGTGGCCATGGCCCGCGCGGACCCCAAAGACATAAAGGGGGGGATGCGTTGCGTGGAGGTTTCGCTACTGCCCACTGGTCACACTCTCACTCTCATTCGGCGCTTGCTGCCGTTCTCTAGCCTAACTGCTCAGCCGCCGACACGCGGGAAACCGAGCGGTGACTAGCCCGTCTTTCCGGGCTTGTTGACGATGATCCTCACCACGGTGGTGGGTTCCTCCAAAAGATCCTGTCCACAAACCACAACGGACGTTTCCACGCCACCGAGTTTGCGGATGACTTTCTTGGCCTTCTCAATTTCTTCAGCTGCGCTTCGTCCCTTGATGGCAACAACCTCGCCCTTGCCATTCAGCAGGGGGATGGTCAGGCCAGCCAAGTTGGACAGAGCGGAAACTGCGCGTGCCGTAACTACGTCCGCGTCCACCAATCCCACGGCCAGTTCAGCGCGGGTTCGCATGACGGTAACGTTGTCCAGCCCAAGATCGTCCACGACTTCCTGGAGCCAGATGACGCGACGCTCCAGAGGTTCAATCAAAGTCAATTCGAGGTCGGGACGGGCAATCGCAAGGCATAGCCCTGGAAGGCCTGCGCCGGACCCAACGTCCGCCACATGGCTGTCCATGGGGATGGCCGACTCGATGACCGCACAGTTCAGGACATGGCGGCTCCACAAGCGCGGGATCTCACGAGGACCGATCAGGCCACGTTCGGTTCCGGACGTAGCCAGATGCTCTACATAGCGCTTGGCAAGATCCAAGCGCTCACCAAAAATCTTCTCTGCCGCCTGCAGTTCAGTTGCGGTGATTTCAACCATGAGCCGCTAGTCAGCCGAAACTACGATGTGACGACCTGCGCCTTCGCCCTCGGACTCGGAAACGAATCCGAGGTCAGCGACGGCGTCGTGAA
This window of the Arthrobacter sp. StoSoilB5 genome carries:
- a CDS encoding ParB/RepB/Spo0J family partition protein produces the protein MSEKRRGLGRGLGALIPSSAASSQGNGVAPSRPVDLFFPEARKTAEPVEASIEDAAPVGTDVDAETTSIPSGSDSGSAKAPSKSAAASKSVAAKPATKRSSSAPAKNADPDETGSTPVAARAARTSATPSEVELVEVPGARFAEIPVTDIHPNRKQPRSVFDEDDMAELVHSVKEIGVLQPIVVRTSTEKGGEPYELVMGERRWRAVQAAGLETIPAIVRDTTDDDLLRDALLENLHRSQLNPLEEAAAYQQLLEDFGTTHEQLADRIGRSRPQVSNTLRLLKLPPLVQRRVAASVLSAGHARALLALPDAAAMERLAQKIVAEGMSVRATEEAVALYQDPAVPAKSAIPKPNARHERLDYLASSLSDRLDTNVKITLGARKGRVSIEFASVEDLNRIMDVLGPGSED
- a CDS encoding ParA family protein; this translates as MGSSETSTQRIPPFMSLGSARAMATPSASLQSAIVRTNSVDNAAVSRETLTDEVHNVMDSIDDSSPIARQLANETRRRERLIGRELPKPDRTRIFTVSNQKGGVGKTTTTVNIAAALASAGLNVLVIDIDPQGNASTALGIEHHADVDSIYDVLINDLPLKDVVAPCPDIPNLICAPATIHLAGAEIELVSLVAREQRLRRAIDVYCKEREKNGEGRLDFIFIDCPPSLGLLTVNAFCAASEVLIPIQCEYYALEGLSQLLKNIEMIQKHLNADLVVSTILLTMYDGRTNLAAQVASEVRQHFPQQVLSAVVPRSVRISEAPSYQQTVMTYDPSSSGALSYMEAAAEIAER
- the rsmG gene encoding 16S rRNA (guanine(527)-N(7))-methyltransferase RsmG; translated protein: MVEITATELQAAEKIFGERLDLAKRYVEHLATSGTERGLIGPREIPRLWSRHVLNCAVIESAIPMDSHVADVGSGAGLPGLCLAIARPDLELTLIEPLERRVIWLQEVVDDLGLDNVTVMRTRAELAVGLVDADVVTARAVSALSNLAGLTIPLLNGKGEVVAIKGRSAAEEIEKAKKVIRKLGGVETSVVVCGQDLLEEPTTVVRIIVNKPGKTG